In Raphanus sativus cultivar WK10039 chromosome 5, ASM80110v3, whole genome shotgun sequence, the following proteins share a genomic window:
- the LOC130512360 gene encoding histidine-containing phosphotransfer protein 4-like: MQRQVALIKQSLFDQGYLDEQFMELEELQDDANPNFVEEVATLYFKDSARLINNIEQALERGSFDFNRLDNYMHQFKGSSTSIGASKVKTECTMFREYCRAGNAEGCLRTFKQLKKEHATLRKKLEQYFQLARQAGPKEIARRPK, translated from the exons GCGGCAAGTGGCACTCATCAAGCAGTCCCTCTTTGATCAG GGATATCTCGATGAACAATTCATGGAGTTAGAAGAGCTCCAAGATGATGCAAACCCTAATTTTGTTGAAGAAGTGGCAACATTATACTTCAAAGATTCAGCTCGATTAATCAATAACATTGAGCAAGCCTT GGAAAGAGGATCATTTGATTTCAATCGGCTGGATAATTACATGCATCAGTTTAAGGGCAGCAGCACAAG CATCGGTGCGAGTAAGGTGAAAACTGAATGCACTATGTTTAGGGAATACTGCAGAGCTGGAAATGCTGAAGG ATGCTTGAGGACTTTCAAGCAACTGAAGAAGGAGCACGCAACGTTGAGAAAGAAGCTTGAACAATATTTCCAG TTGGCAAGACAGGCGGGGCCTAAGGAGATAGCACGTAGGCCCAAGTAA